The Archaeoglobaceae archaeon genomic sequence CCAAAGCATTTTTCTGATATCACCTTTGCCTTGAATTTCTTGCTCCCTTCTGGTTTGTATAACTCTATGGCATCGAAATGGCATCTTTCGATACAAGTCTGGCAACCAGTGCATTTTTCGACATCTACAAAAGCTTCATACCTGCTCTTCTCAATTATATCGAGCATTCCCCTCTCAGCGAATTTTGCAGAGAGGAAGAACTCACAGCAATCGCCACAGCAGTTGCAGTTAACTGTCACTCTGCTATCTACCATTTTTGATGTGTTTGCCCAAGTATGAACAAGTCCATCTCTCTCGATCTCATCTACCAATTTGAAAGCTTCCTCAATCGAAATCTGCTTTCCAGAACCCCTTTCGATCACGTATTCAGCCCCCCTACCAACCTGAATGCAATGCCAAGTGCTTTCATCGGTATACTTGCAACCCTCTCCAATGAGCATCGTGACGTTTCTGCATGAACATGGCACCACTGCAATTTTGTTCTGAGCCTTCAAAAGCTCCTTTATGTTCTCGTGCGGAAGAACATCTGGGAGATCTTTTATTGCATGGTAAGCTGGCACTACACGCCAAACTTTAACTCCTAAAAACGATAAAACCTGTCCAAGGGTTTTATAACCCTCTTCGTTCATGAAATCGCTCCAAAGCTCTGCAAATTTTACGTCTTTAACTTTTTGACTTGCAAGCGTTGCATCGTGGAGTTGAATCAGATCTCTTGCAAATTTGAAGTATTCTCTGTTTTTGAAATCTCTTGGGAAAACAACTCCTTTTACGAAGAGATCTTCAAGTATTTCCTTTACTCTCTTCTTATCCATTCCAAGCTTCTTTGCAACTTCATCTATGCTCCCGGGCAAAGCCGAAGCTACTTTTGCACTTTCTTCATCCATTAAATACTCAAGTATTTTCTTAAGCCTCTCGGAGTTTGGAAAACCGAGATTTTGCATTAATGTTTCGTAGCTCATGAGATACGGGGAATGGGAAAATATTTAAGAGTTTGTGTCTTTTCCCGACTATTTTTATTATGCTTCCAGATTTAATTTCCGAAGACAGAAAAAGATTTTGGATATCTTTATAAATTGAAACTCTCAAGAAAAGACATGTTGCTTGAACACGAAGCCAAAGAAATCCTCGAAAAGTATGGAATAAGAACCGCAAGATGTATTTTTGTTGATAGCGAAGAAGGTGCTGTTAGAGCTGCGAAAAGTATTGGATTCCCAGTTGCCATGAAGGTAGCTTCGAGAAAGATCGTGCATAAGAGTGACGTTAATGGTGTCAGACTGAATGTGTCTTCTGAAGAAGAAGTGAGGAGAATTTTTAACGAACTCATTAAAATTGAGGGGGCAGAAGGTGTTAATGTTCAACCAATGCTCCCTCCCGGAATAGAAGTAATAGTTGGTGTTGCGGAAAATGAACAATTTGGAAGCATAGCGATGTTTGGCATTGGCGGGGTTTTCGTTGAAGCTCTCAGAGATGTCTCATTCAGAATTTTGCCCATAACAAGAAGGGATGCGGAAGAGATGGTTAGAGAAATAAAGGGTTATAAAGTTCTGCAGGGGTATAGGGGTAAAAAAGTGGACGTTTCCGCCATCGTTGAAGTGCTTTTGAAGCTCAACGAGATAGTTGAGAAAGAGAACGTAGTAGAGATGGATCTAAATCCGATTTTTGTTTACGAAAAGGGCTATGCAGTAGCAGATGCGAGAATGGTTGTTGGCAAAAGAAAAAGACTTGACTATCAAGCGGGAGATTTGAGCTTATTCTTCAATCCAAAAAGCGTGGCGGTCGTTGGCGCTTCCGCAACCATAGGAAAATTTGGATACAACATCGTCTGGAATCTCAAACAGCACGGATTTAAAGGAAAGATATATCCAGTGAATCCAAAGTATGACTACGTCCTTGAATATAAATGCTATCCAAGCGTTGCTGATGTTCCTGATCAGATAGATCTTGCCATTATAGCGGTTCCTGCTAAATTCGTGCCCGAAATTCTAAGTCAATGTGCAAAAAAGGGCGTTAAGGGAGTAGTAATAGTTAGTTCCGGTTTCAGTGAAGAAGGAGAAGAAGGGGCAAAGATAGAGAAGGAAGTTCTTAAGATTGCAAAGCAAAACGGAATAAGGATCTTCGGACCAAACACGACTGGCATTCTGAATACCGAAAACGGTTTAATAACTTCCTTTGCTCTATTGCCTTATATAAGAAGGGGCAATATTGGCATTATTGCCCAAACGGGATTATTTTTGGGATTGTTGATGGAAATAGTAACCACAAATCATCCAAGCCTCGGTTTCAGCAAGATCGTTGGCTTGGGGAATAAAATCGACGTCGAGGACTATGAAGTTCTAAACTTTTTGATCAGGGATCCAGATACTAAGGTTATAGGCATCTATGTAGAAGGTTTCAGAAATGGAAGAGCCTTCTACGACGCTGTAAAGAATTCTGAAAAACCCGTAGTAGTTTTTAAGACTGGCAGAAGCGAATACGGTAAAAAAGCTGCTTTAAGCCACACTGCAGCGCTTGCAGTGGATGATCAGGTTTTCGATGCATTTTGCAAGCAGGCAAACGTTGTCAGGGTTTTCAGCTTCGAAGAGATGTTTCAGGTATCAAAAGCCTTCTCGCTTCA encodes the following:
- a CDS encoding acetate--CoA ligase family protein, which translates into the protein MLLEHEAKEILEKYGIRTARCIFVDSEEGAVRAAKSIGFPVAMKVASRKIVHKSDVNGVRLNVSSEEEVRRIFNELIKIEGAEGVNVQPMLPPGIEVIVGVAENEQFGSIAMFGIGGVFVEALRDVSFRILPITRRDAEEMVREIKGYKVLQGYRGKKVDVSAIVEVLLKLNEIVEKENVVEMDLNPIFVYEKGYAVADARMVVGKRKRLDYQAGDLSLFFNPKSVAVVGASATIGKFGYNIVWNLKQHGFKGKIYPVNPKYDYVLEYKCYPSVADVPDQIDLAIIAVPAKFVPEILSQCAKKGVKGVVIVSSGFSEEGEEGAKIEKEVLKIAKQNGIRIFGPNTTGILNTENGLITSFALLPYIRRGNIGIIAQTGLFLGLLMEIVTTNHPSLGFSKIVGLGNKIDVEDYEVLNFLIRDPDTKVIGIYVEGFRNGRAFYDAVKNSEKPVVVFKTGRSEYGKKAALSHTAALAVDDQVFDAFCKQANVVRVFSFEEMFQVSKAFSLQPLPKGDRVAIVHYTGSGCVQGADATYFAGLKLAEFENETIRKIESVNPSWHRVNNPVDIWPAVGEVGTQKAYECAVDALMSDKNVDSVVVAFWSSQSLGEVYQPDYRKLKSFGKPIYFVVEGSKEGVFEIKNKLELNGFPVYPDVITAINVLGKVTEYSRRKGSRDR
- a CDS encoding 4Fe-4S dicluster domain-containing protein codes for the protein MSYETLMQNLGFPNSERLKKILEYLMDEESAKVASALPGSIDEVAKKLGMDKKRVKEILEDLFVKGVVFPRDFKNREYFKFARDLIQLHDATLASQKVKDVKFAELWSDFMNEEGYKTLGQVLSFLGVKVWRVVPAYHAIKDLPDVLPHENIKELLKAQNKIAVVPCSCRNVTMLIGEGCKYTDESTWHCIQVGRGAEYVIERGSGKQISIEEAFKLVDEIERDGLVHTWANTSKMVDSRVTVNCNCCGDCCEFFLSAKFAERGMLDIIEKSRYEAFVDVEKCTGCQTCIERCHFDAIELYKPEGSKKFKAKVISEKCFGCGVCVVGCKQNAIKLKAVRPPEFIPP